The window CAGGTTTAACGGAGATCTTAGGCGGTACACCAGTACAAGTGTGTATCGCAGCTGAAATTGCGATGGAACATAATCTGGGCTTAACTTGCGACCCAGTTGGTGGTCAAGTACAAGTACCTTGTATTGAACGTAACGCAATTGCTTCAGTAAAAGCGATTAACGCTAGCCGTATGGCATTACGCCGAACCACGAATCCTCGCGTAACCTTGGATAAAGTGATCGAAACTATGTATGAAACAGGTAAAGACATGAATGCCAAATATCGCGAAACATCGAAAGGTGGCTTAGCGGTGAAAGTAGTGTGTTCTTAAGATTTCATTGATAATAAAAGAGCGGTCATTTTTGACCGCTCTTTTTTATTTCCCTTTCACATCAATAATAATTACTTCAGACTGTGAACCTAAGCGCATTGGGATGCCCCAAAAGCCATAGCCTGAAGTGACAAAAACATGTGGATTGCCAATTTTTTCATGGCCATAATCTAAACGATACATCATTTTCGTGATTAAACTCGCCGGGAATACTTGCCCTTTATGTGCATGCCCTGAAACTTGAATATCAAGCGGGAGTGAAGCATGTTTTTCGATATCTGTTGGGCGGTGATCCAATAGAATAATCGGCAAATCAGTATTCACTTGTTTTAATAACGTCTCGGTACTTGGTCTATCGTGAGCAAGATTGTCATTTCGTCCAATCAGTACCAATTCATTATTTAATGTTAATGTTTCATCTCTTAATACCGTAATACCAGCTTTGCGAATTTCCTGATCAATTCGGTCTTGATCTCCAAATAAATCATGATTGCCTAGTGTGGCATAAACGCCCATTGGGGCCTTGAGTTTCGCTAAATGGGGTTGCATTTTTTCGGCTAAATAAGCATTGACGTTATCATCCATAATATCGCCAGGCAATAAAATGATATCCACCTTTTCTTGCTGCATAATATCAGCCAGTTTATCCAATTCTTTCCCGCCAAATAATTTGCCTAAATGGAGATCGCTTGCCATGCCAATTCGCAATGGTTTAATCGGTTTATCTAGCGTGATTTCATAATGAATAACACGTGTGACATAGGCGTTATACACACTTAAGGCAGTGATACCAATAAATAAAACAGGATAAGCAATACGCAAAGTGCGGTCGATTTTTGTGATGGATTTAGATTTTCGGAAAAGGAAGTGAATACCTCCCACAGCAATGCTCGCAAAGGCTGAAAAAAGAAGCAGCGCGAGCACTAAAGCAATAAGTCGAAA is drawn from Haemophilus parainfluenzae and contains these coding sequences:
- a CDS encoding metallophosphoesterase, with protein sequence METRYYFIFTAAIILLQLLIYIFNKTLIWWLNKPLSKKARRSITFTSFLLPNVLVICHFLKLFTAFRLIALVLALLLFSAFASIAVGGIHFLFRKSKSITKIDRTLRIAYPVLFIGITALSVYNAYVTRVIHYEITLDKPIKPLRIGMASDLHLGKLFGGKELDKLADIMQQEKVDIILLPGDIMDDNVNAYLAEKMQPHLAKLKAPMGVYATLGNHDLFGDQDRIDQEIRKAGITVLRDETLTLNNELVLIGRNDNLAHDRPSTETLLKQVNTDLPIILLDHRPTDIEKHASLPLDIQVSGHAHKGQVFPASLITKMMYRLDYGHEKIGNPHVFVTSGYGFWGIPMRLGSQSEVIIIDVKGK